One genomic segment of Paenibacillus sp. FSL H8-0332 includes these proteins:
- a CDS encoding MFS transporter encodes MPFLLLFVALLAASLNMRPVITSVSPLLGNIQSDLGMNSLQASLMTTLPVLCMGIFAPLAVSISRRFGLERTIFGAMVLIGAATAARGFLSSSSGLILTALAAGVGIGIAGPLLSGFIKRHFPGRSAMVSVYSASMVVGASLAAGLAVPVYTWLENSWQLSLAVWAVLSLAALPVWWRIAARSIPLKEQAAHARLPLSNGRAWLLTVFFGLMASIFYSLTAWLAPMAASMGYSKHEAGNLLTLFTLIQIPVSILVPILVARFQRRTLWLVLCSLFELSGLLLLLGSASPLLSAVLLGIGAGGLFPLALMLPLLMTERAEEASSWSSLNQGGGYFLGALGPLAVGRIYDASGSFQPALIGMAVVTVLMIAVQLMIGRSSREGNALRKSTASS; translated from the coding sequence ATGCCTTTCTTACTATTATTCGTTGCCTTGCTGGCAGCCTCATTAAATATGCGTCCGGTAATCACCTCGGTCTCACCGCTGCTGGGTAACATTCAGAGTGATCTGGGGATGAACAGCCTGCAGGCCAGCCTGATGACAACACTGCCAGTCCTGTGTATGGGGATATTCGCACCCCTTGCCGTGAGCATCAGCCGCCGCTTTGGTCTGGAACGCACGATCTTCGGGGCCATGGTACTGATCGGGGCGGCGACAGCCGCACGCGGGTTCCTGTCTTCATCGTCCGGACTCATTCTGACGGCACTGGCAGCAGGCGTAGGGATCGGAATTGCCGGACCGCTGCTGTCCGGCTTCATTAAGCGTCATTTTCCCGGCCGTTCAGCGATGGTTAGCGTGTATTCCGCCTCAATGGTGGTGGGCGCTTCGCTCGCAGCCGGGCTGGCTGTTCCGGTCTATACCTGGCTGGAGAATTCCTGGCAGCTGTCCCTGGCGGTATGGGCAGTCTTGTCGCTTGCCGCTCTCCCGGTCTGGTGGAGGATTGCGGCGCGGTCCATACCGCTGAAGGAGCAGGCTGCACATGCCCGGCTGCCCTTGTCTAACGGCAGAGCCTGGCTGCTGACCGTGTTCTTCGGTCTTATGGCGAGCATCTTCTATTCGCTGACTGCCTGGCTGGCCCCGATGGCCGCATCCATGGGGTATAGCAAGCATGAAGCGGGCAATCTGCTCACACTTTTCACTTTGATACAGATTCCGGTAAGCATCCTCGTGCCCATCCTTGTGGCCAGATTCCAGCGGCGCACGTTATGGCTTGTGCTGTGCAGTCTGTTCGAGCTAAGCGGACTGCTGCTCCTTCTGGGCTCAGCCTCACCGCTGCTGAGCGCAGTGCTGCTCGGTATTGGTGCTGGCGGGTTATTCCCGCTGGCTCTGATGCTGCCGCTCTTAATGACAGAGCGGGCGGAAGAGGCCAGCTCCTGGTCGTCGCTTAACCAGGGGGGCGGGTATTTTCTCGGAGCTTTGGGACCGCTCGCGGTTGGCCGTATCTACGATGCCTCGGGTTCATTCCAGCCCGCGCTGAT